Below is a window of Mycolicibacterium rhodesiae NBB3 DNA.
ATTGCGTGGTGGACACCCGCCGGCTTCAACTTCTGCTCTCGCTCTCCCGGCTCGGCTCGATGAGGGCAGTGGCCGATGCGCATCGCCTGACGACGTCGACGGTGTCCCAGCAGATCGCCGCGCTGGCAAGGGAAGTCGGTGCGCAATTGATCGAGCCGGACGGTCGCCGGGTTCGGCTCACCCCGGCAGGCCTGCGACTGGCCGACCATGCGGTCACGATTCTGGCTGCCATCGACAGTGCGCGACTGGACCTCGACCCCGGTGCCGAACCGTCGGGCACAGTGCGCGTCGGCGGATTCGCCACCGGCATCCGGGTGTCGCTGCTACCGATCGTCGCGGAACTCGCCAAGCAGTATCCCGATGTCCGGCTGAGGATCAGCGAGTACGAGCCCATCGAGGCCTTCGCGCTGCTCACCGCCGACGATCTGGACCTGGCGCTCACCTACGACTACAACCTGGCGCCCGCCTCCCCGGGTCAGGTGCTCCAGACCGAGGCGCTGTGGTCCATCACATGGGGACTGGGTGTCCCCGCATCGTTTCCGGACGGACCCGCCGAGATCGCGGCGTACGCACAGCAGAACTGGATTGTCAACTCGCGCAACACTGCTGACGAAACAGCGGTTCGCACGCTGGCCTCACTCGCTGGATTCGTGCCCCGCATCGCGCACGAGATCGACAGCTTGGACCTCGTCGAGGATCTGATCGTCGCGGGCTTCGGTGTGGGGCTGCTACCCATCGGCCGACCGACCGGCCGCGGGGTCAA
It encodes the following:
- a CDS encoding LysR family transcriptional regulator, with protein sequence MDTRRLQLLLSLSRLGSMRAVADAHRLTTSTVSQQIAALAREVGAQLIEPDGRRVRLTPAGLRLADHAVTILAAIDSARLDLDPGAEPSGTVRVGGFATGIRVSLLPIVAELAKQYPDVRLRISEYEPIEAFALLTADDLDLALTYDYNLAPASPGQVLQTEALWSITWGLGVPASFPDGPAEIAAYAQQNWIVNSRNTADETAVRTLASLAGFVPRIAHEIDSLDLVEDLIVAGFGVGLLPIGRPTGRGVKVLPLSKPDAVLTAYAVTRRGRADWPPLRAVLDRMRPARGAGLPRPQWPRPEADS